Proteins encoded by one window of Kribbella flavida DSM 17836:
- a CDS encoding DUF3107 domain-containing protein gives MEVKIGVQHANRELVLESEQTPDEVQATVAEALAGKTGLLQLTDEKGRRVIIPADRLAYVEIGEVAIRKVGFGAI, from the coding sequence GTGGAGGTCAAGATCGGCGTGCAGCACGCCAATCGTGAGTTGGTGCTGGAAAGCGAGCAGACCCCGGACGAGGTCCAAGCGACCGTCGCCGAGGCGCTGGCGGGCAAGACCGGGCTGTTGCAGCTCACCGACGAGAAGGGCCGCCGGGTGATCATTCCGGCCGACCGCCTCGCGTACGTCGAGATCGGCGAGGTGGCCATTCGCAAGGTCGGTTTCGGCGCGATCTGA
- a CDS encoding TIGR03560 family F420-dependent LLM class oxidoreductase → MRFAIKTRPEHTTWQQLRDVWVAADDYEIFESAWHWDHFYPLTGDLAGPNLEAWTTLAALAQATSRIRVGCQVTGMIYRHPAVLANMAATTDIISSGRLELGVGAGWNEIETAAYGIELPPLKQRFDRFDEGVEAMIALLTQKVANFDGRYVQLTDAYCEPKPVQTPHPPITIGGKGPKRTLRAVARWAQQWNVIVPGPEDWKPLKQILVEHCDELGRDVGEITCSVNVRMEPDQPLDDAVAAAAAYGEAGVDLVVMNLPHNAPPSILDPLAKALAPLA, encoded by the coding sequence ATGCGGTTCGCGATCAAGACCAGGCCGGAGCACACCACGTGGCAGCAGCTGCGGGACGTCTGGGTGGCCGCCGACGACTACGAGATCTTCGAGTCGGCGTGGCACTGGGACCACTTCTACCCGCTCACCGGTGACCTGGCCGGCCCGAACCTGGAGGCCTGGACGACGCTCGCCGCGCTGGCTCAGGCGACCAGCCGGATCCGGGTCGGGTGCCAGGTGACCGGCATGATCTACCGGCATCCCGCGGTGCTGGCGAACATGGCCGCGACCACCGACATCATCTCCTCCGGCCGGCTCGAGCTCGGCGTCGGCGCCGGCTGGAACGAGATCGAGACCGCGGCGTACGGCATCGAGCTGCCGCCGCTGAAGCAGCGCTTCGACCGGTTCGACGAGGGCGTCGAGGCGATGATCGCGCTGCTCACCCAGAAGGTCGCGAACTTCGACGGCCGGTACGTGCAGCTCACCGACGCGTACTGCGAACCGAAGCCGGTGCAGACGCCGCACCCTCCGATCACCATCGGCGGCAAGGGCCCGAAGCGCACCCTGCGCGCGGTCGCCCGCTGGGCCCAGCAGTGGAACGTGATCGTGCCGGGCCCGGAGGACTGGAAGCCGCTCAAGCAGATCCTGGTCGAGCACTGCGACGAGCTCGGCCGCGACGTCGGCGAGATCACCTGCTCGGTCAACGTCCGGATGGAGCCCGACCAGCCCCTGGACGACGCGGTCGCGGCCGCCGCGGCGTACGGGGAGGCGGGCGTCGACCTGGTCGTCATGAACCTTCCCCACAACGCCCCGCCCTCGATCCTCGACCCGCTCGCCAAGGCCCTCGCCCCGCTGGCCTGA
- a CDS encoding Calx-beta domain-containing protein, protein MVALLGGAWAAPAALAAPPAPPQSVAQGKNWTVDPVAGGYRVTLRLDRPAPLRDALPLLAVDGRTVGVARQSADRRSVSLISQDPAVLRARTVALVWSGDPAPGSKRSMAAPGPTDADWLKAPQGTALGDDPGAKGRYQVETAEYDLGAEATYLPGLGQKAELVGKVYSPRHATGPRPLVVFLHGRHQFCYGGDESEPFPTKPWPCTGSWKPVPSYRGYDGPAEALASHGYQVVSISANAVNAYDGDAYDAGAQARAELVLDHLSLWKKWSTVGGGPFGTKFVGKVNLRNVGLMGHSRGGEGVARAAVLNADRGGRYGIRAVLPLAPTDFARATVPGVAMSVVLPYCDGDVSDLQGQKFYDDTRYSVAGDNAPRSTVTVLGANHNYFNTEWTPGQSTAPANDDWWGEPGDSPCGEKYQGRLTAKEQQAVGTAYVAGFFRLQLGHEKQLLPLLDGSSTRAASAGRAVVRVVAQAPAADRRDLSRLDQPLPAGAVSGSAKTTICSANCAGTTTDGAQSPHWIEAYFAAKTPTLAVTKLSWTGKNGVLRVPVAAGQRDIRRYAALTFRAAPDPDGAPRTDLSVRVVDGHGRAVSVPASALGDALVRLPGANGSGVPKNLLRTVRLPITALKGIDLRDVRTVELRTDRVARGSVLLSDLSFSRPGVGTSGPASLLPKLSASSVKVREGDTGTQYVDFWVSMSRPSIRPVSVYAETNGELGSVVGEVARQVVFKPGQTRQKITVPIKANTRDSFDLRFSLVLSVPRDGLLKQSFGHGLVIDDDPTPKVTVGPATAVEGAEFLEFPITLAAPSDQYVSINGELKDGSATLGKDFESGYEAPPVRWVDGYVEPGRTKGVLQVRIVDDKVKEPTESFTAQLTSIEGGELDLPSTVIGTIRDDD, encoded by the coding sequence ATGGTCGCACTGCTGGGTGGCGCGTGGGCGGCGCCGGCCGCGCTCGCCGCGCCGCCCGCGCCACCCCAATCTGTTGCTCAAGGCAAGAATTGGACGGTGGACCCGGTCGCCGGCGGCTACCGGGTCACGCTCCGGCTGGACCGGCCGGCCCCGCTGCGGGACGCGTTGCCGCTGCTCGCGGTCGACGGCCGTACCGTCGGGGTGGCCCGGCAGTCGGCCGACCGGCGCAGCGTCTCACTGATCAGTCAGGATCCTGCGGTGCTCCGTGCCCGGACCGTCGCGCTGGTCTGGTCGGGTGATCCCGCCCCCGGCAGCAAGCGCTCGATGGCGGCGCCCGGTCCGACCGACGCCGACTGGCTGAAGGCGCCGCAGGGAACAGCGCTCGGGGACGACCCCGGCGCGAAGGGCAGGTACCAGGTCGAGACCGCCGAGTACGACCTCGGCGCGGAGGCGACGTACCTGCCCGGGCTGGGCCAAAAGGCCGAGCTGGTCGGCAAGGTCTACTCGCCGCGGCATGCGACCGGTCCGCGGCCCTTGGTCGTCTTCCTGCACGGCCGGCACCAGTTCTGCTACGGCGGTGACGAGAGCGAACCGTTCCCGACCAAGCCGTGGCCGTGCACCGGTAGCTGGAAGCCAGTGCCGAGCTACCGCGGGTACGACGGCCCGGCCGAGGCTCTGGCCAGCCACGGCTACCAGGTCGTGTCGATCAGCGCGAACGCGGTCAACGCCTACGACGGCGACGCGTACGACGCGGGCGCGCAGGCCCGCGCCGAGCTGGTCCTCGACCACCTGAGCCTGTGGAAGAAGTGGTCCACCGTCGGCGGCGGACCGTTCGGCACCAAGTTCGTCGGCAAGGTGAACCTGCGCAACGTCGGCCTGATGGGCCACTCGCGAGGCGGTGAGGGAGTTGCTCGCGCGGCCGTGCTCAACGCGGACCGCGGCGGCCGGTACGGCATCCGGGCCGTGCTGCCGCTGGCACCGACCGACTTCGCCCGGGCGACCGTGCCCGGTGTCGCGATGAGCGTCGTGCTGCCGTACTGCGACGGTGACGTCTCCGACCTGCAAGGCCAGAAGTTCTACGACGACACCCGGTACTCCGTGGCCGGCGACAACGCGCCGCGCTCGACCGTCACCGTGCTCGGGGCGAACCACAACTACTTCAACACCGAATGGACGCCCGGTCAGTCCACCGCGCCGGCCAACGACGACTGGTGGGGCGAGCCCGGCGACTCACCCTGTGGCGAGAAGTACCAGGGCCGCCTGACCGCCAAGGAGCAGCAGGCCGTGGGTACGGCGTACGTGGCGGGGTTCTTCCGGCTCCAGCTCGGTCACGAGAAGCAGCTGCTGCCGTTGCTCGACGGGTCGAGCACCCGCGCGGCCTCGGCTGGGCGGGCTGTCGTCCGGGTGGTCGCGCAGGCTCCTGCCGCCGACCGTCGGGACCTGAGCCGGCTTGACCAGCCACTGCCGGCTGGAGCGGTCTCCGGTAGCGCGAAGACCACGATCTGCTCCGCCAACTGCGCGGGCACGACCACTGACGGGGCTCAGTCGCCGCACTGGATCGAGGCCTACTTCGCAGCCAAGACGCCGACCCTGGCAGTCACGAAGCTGAGCTGGACCGGCAAGAACGGCGTACTGCGGGTTCCGGTGGCCGCGGGACAGCGTGACATCCGCCGGTACGCCGCTCTGACGTTCCGCGCCGCGCCGGACCCGGATGGAGCGCCCCGGACCGACCTGAGCGTCCGGGTGGTCGACGGGCACGGCCGGGCGGTCTCGGTCCCGGCCTCAGCTCTCGGCGACGCGCTCGTCCGGCTGCCGGGCGCGAACGGCTCCGGCGTACCGAAGAACCTGCTGCGGACCGTGCGACTGCCGATCACCGCGCTGAAGGGCATCGACCTGCGCGACGTGCGGACCGTCGAACTGCGCACCGACCGGGTCGCGCGCGGGTCCGTGCTGCTGAGTGACCTGTCGTTCTCCCGGCCCGGCGTCGGCACCTCCGGCCCGGCCAGTCTGCTGCCGAAGCTGTCCGCCTCCAGCGTGAAGGTCCGGGAGGGCGACACCGGCACGCAGTACGTCGACTTCTGGGTGAGCATGTCCCGGCCGAGCATCCGCCCGGTCAGCGTGTACGCCGAGACCAACGGCGAGCTGGGCTCGGTCGTGGGCGAGGTCGCCAGGCAGGTGGTCTTCAAGCCCGGCCAGACCCGGCAGAAGATCACCGTGCCGATCAAGGCGAACACCCGGGACAGCTTCGACCTCCGGTTCAGTCTGGTGCTCTCCGTGCCGCGGGACGGGCTGCTGAAGCAGTCGTTCGGGCACGGCCTGGTGATCGACGACGACCCGACGCCGAAGGTGACGGTCGGGCCGGCCACCGCGGTGGAAGGCGCCGAGTTCCTGGAGTTCCCGATCACGCTGGCGGCGCCCAGTGACCAGTACGTCTCCATCAACGGCGAACTGAAGGACGGCTCCGCGACGCTCGGCAAGGACTTCGAGAGCGGGTACGAGGCTCCGCCGGTCCGCTGGGTGGACGGGTACGTCGAACCGGGCCGGACCAAGGGTGTGCTCCAGGTCCGGATCGTCGACGACAAGGTCAAGGAGCCGACCGAGAGCTTCACCGCGCAGCTGACGTCGATCGAGGGCGGCGAGCTCGACCTGCCGTCAACGGTCATCGGCACGATCCGCGACGACGACTGA
- a CDS encoding MGMT family protein: MDREEYVEAVLRAVESIPPGRVATYGDIAAYVGQGGPRQVGAIMREYGGGVPWWRVIRASGVPADEVVDDQLQLLRGDGVRVTDGKVDLRAVRWDPED; encoded by the coding sequence GTGGATCGGGAGGAGTACGTCGAAGCAGTGCTGCGGGCCGTCGAGTCGATCCCGCCGGGCCGGGTCGCGACGTACGGGGACATCGCCGCGTACGTCGGGCAGGGCGGTCCCCGGCAGGTCGGCGCGATCATGCGCGAGTACGGCGGCGGCGTGCCGTGGTGGCGGGTGATCCGCGCCAGCGGCGTGCCCGCCGACGAGGTGGTCGACGACCAGCTCCAGCTGCTGCGCGGCGACGGGGTGCGGGTCACCGACGGCAAGGTCGACCTCCGCGCGGTCCGCTGGGACCCCGAGGACTGA
- a CDS encoding alpha/beta fold hydrolase — translation MPVAGVDVLVRDIPGASPNLPPALFVHGLGGSSLNWTTLGLLLSDTVRGIAPDLPGFGRTPPAPRGGINDQADVVAKLWDAEFGDEPIHLFGNSMGGTVAVTLAARRPERVASLTLVSPALPHPRASAIALWFAALSTPRLGKVVIERSKQLPFERRVQAGYAMIFGEPDRLPPEVRQAYEEELRMRDTQPWGPQATLDGARSLLLSYLAPPRRSLWVDTAKVTCPVLLVYGGRDRLVNAGIRTKAQRSFPDARLLYLPRTGHVAQMEHPQEVARAFRQLIG, via the coding sequence GTGCCGGTCGCAGGCGTGGACGTGCTGGTCAGGGACATTCCCGGCGCGTCGCCGAACCTGCCGCCGGCACTGTTCGTGCACGGCCTCGGCGGGTCGTCGCTGAACTGGACCACGCTCGGCCTGCTGCTGAGTGACACCGTGCGCGGCATCGCTCCCGACCTGCCGGGCTTCGGCCGGACGCCGCCGGCCCCGCGCGGCGGGATCAACGACCAGGCAGACGTGGTCGCAAAGCTGTGGGACGCCGAGTTCGGCGACGAGCCGATCCACCTGTTCGGCAACTCGATGGGCGGCACGGTCGCGGTGACGCTGGCGGCCCGCCGGCCCGAGCGGGTGGCGTCGCTGACGCTGGTCTCCCCGGCGCTGCCGCATCCCCGCGCCTCCGCGATCGCGCTCTGGTTCGCCGCGCTGTCCACCCCGCGGCTGGGCAAGGTGGTGATCGAGCGCAGCAAGCAGCTGCCGTTCGAGCGCCGGGTGCAGGCCGGCTACGCGATGATCTTCGGCGAGCCCGACCGGCTGCCGCCCGAGGTGCGGCAGGCGTACGAGGAAGAGCTTCGGATGCGTGACACGCAGCCTTGGGGTCCGCAGGCCACGCTGGACGGGGCCCGCAGCCTGCTGCTGTCGTACCTGGCTCCGCCGCGCCGCTCGCTGTGGGTGGACACGGCGAAGGTGACCTGCCCGGTCCTGCTCGTGTACGGCGGCCGCGACCGGCTGGTCAACGCGGGCATCCGGACCAAGGCGCAGCGCTCCTTCCCCGACGCCCGGCTGCTCTACCTGCCGCGGACCGGCCACGTCGCCCAGATGGAGCATCCGCAGGAGGTCGCGCGCGCCTTCCGCCAGCTCATCGGCTGA
- a CDS encoding TetR/AcrR family transcriptional regulator: MSTTPETAPKRGSRLPRLARRAQLLEAAQEVFVANGYHAAAMDDIADRAGVSKPVLYQHFPGKLDLYLALLDTSCDAIIASVREALRSTDDNKQRVAATIHAFFDYVANAQGAFRLVFESDLTNETAVRERVDRVTQACAEACSEVISADAGLSKEQSMVLAVSLVGMAQVSARYWLASDNPTLTQEQAADLVASLAWRGIRGFPRTES, encoded by the coding sequence GTGTCGACGACACCGGAGACCGCACCGAAGCGCGGCAGCCGCCTGCCCCGGCTGGCCCGCCGCGCGCAGTTGCTCGAGGCGGCCCAGGAGGTCTTCGTGGCGAACGGCTACCACGCCGCCGCGATGGACGACATCGCCGACCGCGCCGGCGTCTCGAAGCCGGTCCTGTACCAGCACTTCCCCGGCAAGCTGGACCTCTACCTCGCGCTGCTGGACACCTCCTGCGACGCGATCATCGCCTCCGTCCGCGAGGCGCTGCGCTCCACCGACGACAACAAGCAGCGGGTCGCGGCGACCATTCACGCCTTCTTCGACTACGTCGCGAACGCCCAAGGCGCCTTCCGGCTGGTCTTCGAGTCCGACCTGACCAACGAGACCGCCGTGCGGGAGCGGGTCGACCGAGTCACCCAGGCGTGCGCCGAGGCCTGCTCCGAGGTCATCAGCGCCGACGCCGGCCTGAGCAAGGAGCAGTCGATGGTGCTCGCGGTCAGCCTGGTCGGCATGGCCCAGGTCAGCGCCCGCTACTGGCTCGCCTCGGACAACCCGACGCTCACCCAGGAGCAGGCGGCCGACCTGGTCGCCAGCCTGGCCTGGCGCGGCATCCGCGGGTTCCCGCGCACCGAGAGCTGA
- the ligD gene encoding non-homologous end-joining DNA ligase, producing the protein MAAGPTQLTTEVDGQTMKLTNLGKVLYPQTGFTKAEVIDYYHQIAPLLLPHLTDRPLTRKRWPDGTGAAYFFEKNAPRGTPDWVRTVTLPTPGSSTGRDEADFVIADDVQTIVWLANLAALELHVPQWRIGLSDDGKDPQADLVVFDLDPGPGVTIVECCDVALALRELLGHYGLEGWPKTSGNKGMHLYVPIEPASSRATSAFAKQLAEQLAEALPENVTANMTKALRPGKVFIDWSQNASAKTTLAPYSLRGAEEPRVSTPIDWDEVAAATDQAELTFLPHEVLARVEQYGDVLEDLYDDPRPLPS; encoded by the coding sequence ATGGCGGCCGGACCCACCCAACTGACCACCGAGGTCGACGGGCAGACGATGAAGCTCACCAACCTCGGCAAAGTGCTCTACCCGCAGACAGGTTTCACGAAGGCGGAGGTGATCGACTACTACCACCAGATCGCCCCGCTGCTGCTGCCGCACCTGACGGACCGGCCGCTGACCCGCAAACGCTGGCCGGACGGCACCGGCGCGGCGTACTTCTTCGAGAAGAACGCACCGCGCGGTACGCCGGACTGGGTGCGCACCGTGACCCTGCCGACGCCCGGCAGCTCCACCGGCCGGGACGAGGCGGACTTCGTGATCGCCGACGACGTGCAGACGATCGTGTGGCTGGCGAACCTGGCCGCGCTGGAGCTGCACGTCCCGCAGTGGCGGATCGGGCTGTCCGACGACGGCAAGGACCCGCAGGCCGACCTGGTCGTGTTCGACCTCGACCCGGGGCCCGGAGTCACCATCGTCGAGTGCTGCGACGTGGCGCTCGCCCTGCGGGAGCTGCTCGGTCACTACGGGCTGGAGGGCTGGCCGAAGACCTCCGGCAACAAGGGCATGCACCTGTACGTGCCGATCGAGCCGGCCTCGTCGCGGGCGACCAGCGCGTTCGCCAAGCAACTCGCGGAGCAGCTGGCCGAGGCGCTGCCGGAGAACGTGACCGCGAACATGACAAAGGCGCTGCGACCCGGCAAGGTGTTCATCGACTGGAGCCAGAACGCCAGTGCCAAGACCACGCTCGCGCCGTACTCGCTGCGCGGCGCCGAGGAACCCAGGGTGTCCACCCCGATCGACTGGGACGAGGTCGCCGCGGCCACCGACCAGGCCGAGCTGACCTTCCTGCCGCACGAGGTGCTGGCCCGCGTCGAGCAGTACGGCGACGTACTGGAGGACCTGTACGACGACCCGCGGCCATTGCCGTCCTGA
- a CDS encoding DUF2277 domain-containing protein codes for MCRNITVLRGLEPAASSEEIYAAALQYVRKVTGVGSLSATTREPIERAAAEVARITEALLEEMPARRVPPPTVPPLRRPEVRARLGLD; via the coding sequence ATGTGCCGAAACATCACTGTCCTCCGGGGTCTCGAACCGGCCGCCAGCTCCGAGGAGATCTACGCGGCCGCCCTGCAGTACGTCCGTAAGGTGACCGGCGTCGGCTCGCTCAGCGCGACCACCCGGGAGCCCATCGAGCGCGCCGCCGCCGAGGTCGCGCGCATCACCGAGGCGCTGCTGGAGGAGATGCCGGCCCGCCGCGTGCCCCCGCCGACGGTGCCGCCGCTGCGCCGCCCCGAAGTCCGCGCCCGCCTCGGCCTCGACTGA
- the moeZ gene encoding adenylyltransferase/sulfurtransferase MoeZ, translating into MSLPPLVEPADELTIDEVRRYSRHLIIPEVGMAGQKRLKNARVLVIGAGGLGSPALLYLAAAGVGTLGIVEFDTVDESNLQRQIIHGQSDVGKSKAQSAKESILETNPNTNVVLHETRLDNDNVFEIFEQYDLIVDGTDNFATRYLVNDAAVLLGKPYVWGSIFRFDGQISVFWAEHGPCYRCLYPEPPPPGMVPSCAEGGVLGVLCASVGAAQVTEAIKLLTGIGDPSLGRLNIYEALDLNWRSLKVRKDPNCAICGENPTVTELIDYESFCGAITEEAADAAAGSTISVKQLSEWIKLKDNGEKDFALIDVREPNEYEINRIPGSVLISKADFQTGVALEKLPQDKQLVFHCKSGVRSAEVLAIAKGAGFSDAVHVGGGVVAWVDQIDPSQPSY; encoded by the coding sequence GTGTCACTGCCCCCGCTGGTCGAACCGGCCGACGAGCTGACCATCGACGAGGTCCGCCGGTACTCGCGGCACCTGATCATTCCCGAGGTCGGGATGGCCGGCCAGAAGCGGCTGAAGAACGCCCGGGTGCTGGTGATCGGCGCCGGCGGCCTGGGCAGCCCGGCGCTGCTCTACCTGGCCGCGGCCGGCGTCGGCACGCTCGGCATCGTCGAGTTCGACACCGTCGACGAGTCCAACCTGCAGCGCCAGATCATTCACGGCCAGTCCGACGTCGGCAAGTCCAAGGCGCAGTCGGCCAAGGAGTCGATCCTCGAGACCAACCCGAACACGAACGTCGTCCTGCACGAGACCCGGCTGGACAACGACAACGTCTTCGAGATCTTCGAGCAGTACGACCTGATCGTCGACGGCACCGACAACTTCGCCACCCGGTACCTAGTGAACGACGCCGCGGTGCTGCTCGGCAAGCCGTACGTGTGGGGCTCGATCTTCCGCTTCGACGGCCAGATCAGCGTCTTCTGGGCCGAGCACGGACCGTGCTACCGCTGCCTGTACCCCGAGCCGCCGCCGCCCGGCATGGTCCCGTCCTGCGCCGAGGGTGGCGTGCTGGGCGTGCTGTGCGCGTCGGTCGGCGCCGCCCAGGTGACCGAGGCGATCAAGCTGCTCACCGGCATCGGTGACCCGTCGCTGGGCCGGCTGAACATCTACGAGGCGCTCGACCTGAACTGGCGCTCGCTGAAGGTCCGCAAGGACCCGAACTGCGCGATCTGCGGCGAGAACCCGACCGTCACCGAGCTGATCGACTACGAGAGCTTCTGCGGCGCGATCACCGAGGAGGCGGCCGACGCGGCGGCCGGCTCGACGATCTCGGTCAAGCAGCTGAGCGAGTGGATCAAGCTCAAGGACAACGGCGAGAAGGACTTCGCGCTGATCGACGTCCGGGAGCCGAACGAGTACGAGATCAACCGGATCCCCGGCTCGGTGCTGATCTCGAAGGCGGACTTCCAGACCGGCGTCGCGCTGGAGAAGCTGCCGCAGGACAAGCAGCTCGTCTTCCACTGCAAGTCCGGCGTGCGCTCGGCCGAGGTGCTGGCGATCGCCAAGGGCGCCGGCTTCTCCGACGCCGTGCACGTCGGCGGCGGTGTGGTCGCCTGGGTCGACCAGATCGACCCGTCCCAGCCGTCCTACTGA
- a CDS encoding ferritin-like fold-containing protein, with protein sequence MTETTAFDDPAYRAAAVDLLGVLAYGELTAFERIAEDAKLAPTLNDKAQLAQLATTEFGHFVQLRDRLVALGVDPMDAMQPFVTPLEAFHDHTAPSDWLEGLVKAYVGDGLANDFYREIASFVDGETRALVLEVFADSGQAEFVVDRVRSAIEEDPKLGGRLALWGRRLVGEALSQAQRIAADRDSLASLLAGSVDRPGLDLAAIGRMFTRLTEAHTARMTALGLQP encoded by the coding sequence ATGACCGAAACGACGGCCTTCGACGATCCCGCCTACCGGGCCGCGGCGGTGGATCTGCTGGGTGTGCTGGCGTACGGCGAGCTGACCGCGTTCGAGCGGATCGCCGAGGACGCCAAGCTCGCCCCGACCCTGAACGACAAGGCCCAGCTGGCCCAGCTGGCGACCACGGAGTTCGGCCACTTCGTGCAACTGCGTGACCGGCTGGTCGCGCTCGGTGTCGACCCGATGGACGCGATGCAGCCGTTCGTCACCCCGCTGGAGGCGTTCCACGACCACACCGCGCCGTCGGACTGGCTGGAGGGCCTGGTCAAGGCGTACGTCGGTGACGGCCTGGCGAACGACTTCTACCGCGAGATCGCCTCGTTCGTGGACGGGGAGACCCGGGCCCTGGTGCTCGAGGTGTTCGCGGACTCGGGCCAGGCGGAGTTCGTGGTGGACCGGGTCCGCTCCGCGATCGAGGAGGACCCCAAGCTGGGTGGCCGGCTGGCGCTGTGGGGCCGCCGACTGGTGGGCGAGGCGCTCAGCCAGGCCCAACGGATCGCCGCCGACCGCGACTCGCTGGCCTCGCTGCTGGCCGGTTCGGTCGACCGCCCCGGGCTCGACCTGGCCGCGATCGGCCGGATGTTCACCCGCCTCACCGAGGCGCACACCGCCCGGATGACGGCCCTCGGCCTGCAGCCCTGA